Proteins from a single region of Chitinispirillales bacterium:
- a CDS encoding T9SS type A sorting domain-containing protein, with the protein MRSKLQFPISASAFRRGGLDTIKQIVAFIWDDNAYSGKKGTNYEGPTTTAGQFASVNWVGGLRDEGGWVTTQNKNELKIKEGGFGMGWAAYSLAGRNNPGCSKWDPSSPMLLSRGAAPYYSPNKPGGYSDTVLYNDVIYACTDWIADAATNNQTPDNSDAWTMVRPFTDKIFKHNLGDGSPITMTFNVITGLIVSAFPIDWQSRESKYGYYVPNEEFYASGTAWGSRHSKISVTWGREYAIFNDQAADAAKDYSKLFTRGYIEEVFAEVIELGHEIGNHTIDHMETNSPLPNKKGEPISSLPDGGEAYLDGFGLWGGEGYDASKIDTVTMPDGETFITNEAEAFGQRDGNIWQYMGWKGYAGKVLSAKAWKGLISLAERELTDAYGLSAAKGTCVAFRAPRLEVSSGLFYALKDLGYLYDCGNEEGYEYNMDGTNQLWPYTMDNGSPNVAWQRMAGENKSNFDSLPYGVWQIPVAVLIVPPAYREEVWQNHKLIAEGEGESPTQEDRDEWMKNGKITGFDFNLFILYGTPKNIAIKTMEYSLDQRMRGGKAPFQIGCHTDYFTPIYDYATLMNDANKDAYGLVVKNNWNSWEDRIETWEKIRDHGLNNGAFFYSGKQTIEYVKSLVAKVKVGKDEKKITDIGDWEFFTYENKSITNKPKIIGNITDAEITTTLIKDQSEDAGYSIYGDAGEFEFDHISLTYKTTAPLTIRLITNDEFDKGYPYEITLSNLSREVESGQIPISAFQRNQYVGTDYPDLVGLHAQGTDFTKTITGIEVAIQIPEPSGKEFPKIDPKTLLSIKDFTLYSGEQTQGIKVGIANGQKAVMQRISVQAMSGNALKLNLSASGIYTVDVIGINGRIIKSFKNENLRAGLNTLSLGNVAKGMYMIRIHNKQMKTTLKSLVL; encoded by the coding sequence GTGCGCTCAAAATTACAATTTCCCATCTCCGCTTCCGCCTTCCGGCGGGGGGGGTTAGACACCATAAAACAAATCGTCGCTTTTATTTGGGACGACAACGCGTATTCGGGTAAAAAAGGCACTAATTACGAAGGTCCTACGACGACCGCGGGACAATTTGCTTCTGTAAACTGGGTCGGCGGTTTGCGGGATGAAGGCGGCTGGGTTACTACGCAAAATAAAAACGAGTTAAAAATTAAAGAGGGCGGTTTCGGGATGGGCTGGGCCGCGTACAGTCTTGCGGGACGCAATAATCCCGGTTGTTCCAAATGGGATCCGTCGTCGCCTATGCTTTTAAGCAGAGGAGCCGCTCCTTATTACAGCCCGAATAAGCCAGGCGGATATTCTGACACGGTTCTTTATAACGACGTAATTTATGCTTGCACCGATTGGATTGCGGACGCTGCGACAAACAACCAAACTCCCGACAATTCGGACGCTTGGACTATGGTAAGACCTTTTACGGATAAAATATTTAAACACAATCTTGGCGACGGCAGCCCGATTACGATGACTTTCAACGTGATTACGGGACTTATCGTTTCGGCGTTTCCGATCGATTGGCAGTCCAGAGAATCAAAATACGGATATTACGTACCCAACGAAGAATTTTACGCTTCGGGAACCGCTTGGGGATCAAGACATTCAAAAATTTCGGTAACTTGGGGACGGGAATATGCGATTTTTAACGATCAGGCGGCGGATGCGGCAAAGGATTATTCAAAACTTTTCACTCGCGGCTACATTGAAGAAGTATTTGCCGAGGTGATAGAATTAGGACATGAAATAGGCAATCACACTATCGACCATATGGAAACCAACTCTCCGCTTCCAAACAAAAAGGGAGAACCGATATCGTCCTTACCTGACGGCGGCGAAGCCTATCTCGACGGGTTTGGGCTTTGGGGCGGCGAGGGCTATGACGCGTCGAAAATAGATACAGTAACTATGCCGGACGGCGAAACGTTCATCACAAACGAAGCGGAGGCTTTCGGTCAAAGAGACGGTAATATTTGGCAATATATGGGTTGGAAAGGATATGCCGGCAAAGTACTTTCGGCAAAGGCTTGGAAAGGACTTATTTCGCTTGCGGAAAGGGAATTGACGGACGCTTACGGACTTTCGGCGGCGAAAGGAACTTGTGTCGCTTTCCGCGCTCCGCGTTTGGAGGTAAGTTCCGGTTTGTTTTACGCGTTGAAAGATTTGGGATATTTGTATGACTGCGGCAACGAAGAGGGTTACGAATACAATATGGACGGGACTAATCAACTTTGGCCCTACACTATGGACAACGGTTCGCCGAATGTCGCGTGGCAGAGAATGGCGGGTGAAAACAAAAGTAATTTCGATTCGCTTCCCTACGGCGTTTGGCAGATTCCGGTCGCCGTTTTGATCGTTCCTCCGGCATACCGTGAAGAAGTTTGGCAAAATCACAAACTAATCGCTGAAGGAGAGGGTGAATCGCCTACGCAGGAAGATCGTGACGAGTGGATGAAAAACGGGAAAATTACCGGATTCGATTTCAATTTGTTTATTCTTTACGGGACGCCGAAAAACATCGCTATAAAAACGATGGAATATTCGCTTGATCAACGCATGAGAGGGGGGAAAGCGCCGTTTCAAATCGGCTGTCACACCGATTATTTTACTCCGATTTACGATTACGCGACGCTTATGAACGACGCCAACAAAGACGCTTACGGTTTAGTAGTAAAGAATAATTGGAATAGTTGGGAGGACAGGATTGAAACTTGGGAAAAAATTCGTGATCACGGACTTAATAACGGTGCGTTTTTTTACAGTGGAAAACAGACTATCGAATACGTGAAATCGCTTGTCGCGAAAGTAAAAGTCGGTAAAGACGAGAAAAAAATTACCGATATCGGCGATTGGGAATTTTTTACGTACGAAAATAAATCGATTACAAACAAGCCCAAAATTATCGGCAATATTACAGATGCGGAAATCACTACGACGTTAATCAAGGATCAATCCGAAGACGCAGGCTACTCTATTTACGGCGATGCCGGTGAATTTGAATTTGACCATATATCTTTAACATACAAAACTACCGCTCCGCTCACGATTCGCTTGATTACAAACGACGAGTTCGATAAAGGTTATCCGTATGAAATAACTTTGAGTAATTTGAGCCGCGAAGTCGAAAGCGGACAAATTCCGATAAGCGCTTTCCAGAGAAATCAGTACGTCGGTACGGATTATCCGGATTTGGTCGGTTTGCACGCGCAAGGAACCGATTTTACAAAAACGATTACAGGTATTGAGGTCGCAATCCAAATTCCCGAACCCAGCGGAAAAGAATTTCCGAAAATAGACCCGAAAACTTTGCTTTCTATAAAGGATTTTACTCTTTACAGCGGCGAACAGACGCAGGGAATAAAGGTCGGTATAGCAAACGGACAAAAAGCGGTTATGCAGAGAATTTCGGTTCAAGCGATGTCGGGCAACGCGCTTAAACTCAATCTTTCGGCGTCCGGAATTTACACCGTTGACGTTATCGGCATAAACGGACGTATTATTAAGTCGTTTAAGAACGAGAATCTGCGCGCCGGTCTCAACACTCTTTCTCTCGGCAACGTCGCGAAAGGAATGTATATGATTCGCATTCACAACAAGCAGATGAAGACGACGTTGAAATCGCTTGTGTTGTAG